From Coffea arabica cultivar ET-39 chromosome 10e, Coffea Arabica ET-39 HiFi, whole genome shotgun sequence, one genomic window encodes:
- the LOC113710837 gene encoding uncharacterized protein isoform X2, which yields MNLSTTAPTFLRQPHIIRHRYSSSSSSYFGFSKKENYKRCRFIALASFSSSSYSLPELELPLLPFPKDQVLVPSEAKKLHLHEARYLALLEENKSLFVHFVLDPIAVNETLREASFAARYGCLVSIEKVEQLDVGALVFIRGIGRVKIVKFAQEEPFLHGAVVPVKDRILHEATELNPKVLQLKEAIQNLNSLEIKLKAPEEALLQTQTANSLNWAEKAPGLDCDESFVPSLAERISFAAYQPVSGSMQSELTKLQEEKLKAMDGKDTLERLRNSLEFVNNNISVVAAKLALQSLKGQ from the exons ATGAATCTTAGCACCACCGCCCCTACCTTTTTACGGCAACCTCACATAATCCGCCATCGctactcttcttcttcttcttcttactTCGGCTTCAGTAAAAAGGAGAACTACAAACGGTGTCGCTTCATAGCCCttgcttctttttcctcttcttcataCTCGTTGCCGGAGCTGGAACTCCCGCTTCTTCCCTTTCCCAAGGACCAA GTACTTGTTCCATCTGAGGCTAAGAAGCTTCATTTGCATGAAGCTAGATATCTAGCTCTACTGGAGGAG AACAAAAGCTTGTTTGTGCATTTTGTGTTGGATCCCATTGCTGTTAATGAGACACTGAGAGAAGCATCATTTGCAGCTCGGTATGGTTGCTTGGTCTCCATTGAGAAA GTTGAGCAGCTGGATGTTGGTGCTTTAGTGTTCATAAGGGGCATAGGTCGTGTCAAGATTGTAAAATTTGCACAG GAAGAACCTTTTTTGCACGGTGCTGTCGTACCAGTAAAGGATCGCATACTCCATGAAGCCACAGAGTTAAATCCAAAAGTACTTCAACTGAAAGAAGCTATTCAAAATTTGAATAGCTTGGAGATAAAATTGAAG GCTCCTGAGGAGGCCTTGTTGCAGACTCAGACAGCAAACTCTTTAAACTGGGCTGAAAAGGCACCAGGGTTAGATTGTGATGAAAGTTTTGTTCCCTCCCTCGCTGAGCGCATTTCTTTTGCTGCTTATCAACCTGTTTCAG GATCAATGCAGTCAGAATTGACAAAATTGCAGGAAGAGAAGTTAAAAGCTATGGACGGCAAAGATACCCTGGAAAGATTAAGGAACTCTCTGGAATTTGTTAATAACAATATTTCTGTGGTCGCTGCCAAACTCGCTCTTCAATCCTTAAAGGGGCAGTGA
- the LOC113710837 gene encoding uncharacterized protein isoform X1, with protein sequence MNLSTTAPTFLRQPHIIRHRYSSSSSSYFGFSKKENYKRCRFIALASFSSSSYSLPELELPLLPFPKDQVLVPSEAKKLHLHEARYLALLEESLFQNKSLFVHFVLDPIAVNETLREASFAARYGCLVSIEKVEQLDVGALVFIRGIGRVKIVKFAQEEPFLHGAVVPVKDRILHEATELNPKVLQLKEAIQNLNSLEIKLKAPEEALLQTQTANSLNWAEKAPGLDCDESFVPSLAERISFAAYQPVSGSMQSELTKLQEEKLKAMDGKDTLERLRNSLEFVNNNISVVAAKLALQSLKGQ encoded by the exons ATGAATCTTAGCACCACCGCCCCTACCTTTTTACGGCAACCTCACATAATCCGCCATCGctactcttcttcttcttcttcttactTCGGCTTCAGTAAAAAGGAGAACTACAAACGGTGTCGCTTCATAGCCCttgcttctttttcctcttcttcataCTCGTTGCCGGAGCTGGAACTCCCGCTTCTTCCCTTTCCCAAGGACCAA GTACTTGTTCCATCTGAGGCTAAGAAGCTTCATTTGCATGAAGCTAGATATCTAGCTCTACTGGAGGAG TCCTTGTTTCAGAACAAAAGCTTGTTTGTGCATTTTGTGTTGGATCCCATTGCTGTTAATGAGACACTGAGAGAAGCATCATTTGCAGCTCGGTATGGTTGCTTGGTCTCCATTGAGAAA GTTGAGCAGCTGGATGTTGGTGCTTTAGTGTTCATAAGGGGCATAGGTCGTGTCAAGATTGTAAAATTTGCACAG GAAGAACCTTTTTTGCACGGTGCTGTCGTACCAGTAAAGGATCGCATACTCCATGAAGCCACAGAGTTAAATCCAAAAGTACTTCAACTGAAAGAAGCTATTCAAAATTTGAATAGCTTGGAGATAAAATTGAAG GCTCCTGAGGAGGCCTTGTTGCAGACTCAGACAGCAAACTCTTTAAACTGGGCTGAAAAGGCACCAGGGTTAGATTGTGATGAAAGTTTTGTTCCCTCCCTCGCTGAGCGCATTTCTTTTGCTGCTTATCAACCTGTTTCAG GATCAATGCAGTCAGAATTGACAAAATTGCAGGAAGAGAAGTTAAAAGCTATGGACGGCAAAGATACCCTGGAAAGATTAAGGAACTCTCTGGAATTTGTTAATAACAATATTTCTGTGGTCGCTGCCAAACTCGCTCTTCAATCCTTAAAGGGGCAGTGA